CGCGATGGAGATGCTCATGATGGGGAAGAAGCGCTGCACCCCGTAGCGGTCGAACCCTTCGATCCCGCCGCTTCCCTTGTCCTCCTCGCTGTAGTGCTTCACCACCTCCGCGTCGAAATCCCTGATGACCGTCTCGCATACCGGTGCCGCCAGGGTGTCGGGAACGACCATAACGAAATCGTCCCCCCCTATGTGCCCCACGAACCCTTCCGCCCCGGCGTGGCGCGCCACCGCCTGCTGGATGATGTCGCCGGAGAGCCTGATGAGCTCGCTCCCCTTGGCATAGCCGTAGCGGTCGCTGTACGCCTTGAAGTTGTCGAGATCGGCATAGCAAAAGGCAAAGCGCCTGCCGCTTTTCAGCCGCTCCTCCATGGTGCGCTCGATCGCCAGGTTCCCGGGGAGCCTCGTCAGCGGGCTCGCGTCGAGGTTTACCCGCTCAAGCGCCTTCAGCCGCGCGGCCATTACCGTGAAGTCGCTGGCGAGGTCCCCTATCTCGTCTCCCGCCACGATCTGCGGGTCGTGATCGAAGTCCCCGGCGGCGAACCGGTGGGTGGCGCGCTGCAACCTCTTGATGGAGCTGGAGATGCGGTAGATGACCACGGCGGCGACGACGAGGGCGAGGAGAAAGCCGACGAGCGAGATCAGAAGTGCCCACCTGATGGTGGAGTGCCTCTGTACGTCCGCGGTGCGCAGCTTCCCCTGCAGCGTCGCCTGGTGGCTTTTCTCCAGCGTGTCGATCGTATCGAAGAGGCGCAGCGCCAGGGCGCGCAGCTCCTTCCTGTTTCCGGAGGCCCCGGAGAAGAGCCTCTGTGCGGCGGAGCCGTAGTCGCGGTAGAGGGCGGCCAGGGGCTCGCTCTCGCTGCGCGGTGCGGTGCGGGTGACGGTGGCCAGGAGCTGCAGCGACTCCCGCTGGCGGTCGCGGAAGAGATCGATGAACTCGGGGCTCCTGAAGATGGCGTACTTCCCGGCATACCCTTCCTGGGCCAGGAGCGAGCTGCGCAACCTGGTGAGGGAGCTGATGGCGGGGAGGTCGGAGGTGGCGATCTCCCGTGCCGTGCTGTTTATGGAGATGAGGCCGCGGTAGGAGAAGGCGAGGGCGACGAGGGTGAAGATCGCCATCGCTGCGTACCCTGCAATGAGTTTCCGGGTGATGGAGAGGCGCAGGAAACTCTTTGATTTTCTTTGCGGCTCAGGATTTGTGCCCATTGGGTAATCGTAGATAACGCACCGGTAATAGTCAACGCGTGACCCTTTTGCGCGGAAAGCGCCTGCGAATTATACTACTCCGTTCACTGAAGGCGAGTTCTTACAGAAAATAAAGTCACCGCGCGCTCGCAGGGAGACCCAATGAGTGCGCTTTTTCCCCCTTTCTCAGAAAAAGGAATTTTTTTTTGCCGTGTACAGTAAAGTTTTTCCTCCCCCTGACGATGAGAGGAGGGCATGGCTCCCGAGCCTCCGCTTTCCGCGCGGCTCGCGGCCAGCGCCATGCTACCATCGTGAAGGAGAAGAACCCCATGCACCGGCACATCCTCAAGATTGGCAACGCGAGATACACCTTCAACCAGGCAGCCCTCTGTGCGTTTATCGCGGAGGCGAAGATGCGGGAGAGGGCGTCCCTTCCTCTTGCGCCCGGCGCCATCGGTAACGCCCCTCCGGCAGGCTCCGCGCTGCAGCCGGTACTGGAGGAGGCGGACCGGATCACCGCCCTCTATCGCTCCTACCGCTCCACCGGGAACATCGAGCTCCTCATGGAGCTGAAGAGCCGTCTGGAGAAGGTCTCCGTCCTCTACGAGAGCCACGCCCTCGCCGAGGAGGTCCTCTCCATCAACGCCTGCCTGCCGTACGAACGGCGGGTGCCGTGGGTCTAGCTTTTCCCGGGCCGCGCAGCGGAAAAGGGGTGAAAATGGTTGCATGGCACAGGGGTAAGTGGTATATCTAATCGCCGATTAACGAAAGGAATGGGGGCGAGCGCACGCGGCGCAGGCACCACTTCCGGCAGCAGACGAATACGAGGGTTTGGTCCCACAGGCTAGACCCTTTGTTTATTTTTACCGAAAGGTTAAGGGCGCCGGCTTCACGTTTCCATCCCCCCCCGTCTCTCCGCGGCAGGGGCGCCGGCGAATCTGCCAATACTATGACGGAAGGAGCATCTCCATGAGCACAATCTTCGTTACCGGCGGGGCGGGATACATCGGGAGCCACGTCGTAAGGCAACTCTCCGAGGCGGGGCATCAGGTGGTGGTGTACGACAACCTCTCCACCGGGAGCCCGAACGCCCTGATAAACGGGGAGCGTCTCATCGTCGGGGACCTGGCGGACCGCGAGTTTCTCACCCAGTCCCTCCGGGAGAGCGGAGCGCGCTCGGTGCTCCACTTCGCCGCGGCGATCGTCGCGCCGGAGTCGGTCGTCCTTCCGCTCAAGTACTACACAAACAACACCAGAAACACGCTGAACCTCCTGCAGGCGTGCGTCGATTGCGGCGTCGAGCGCTTCATCTTCTCCAGCACCGCCGCGGTGTACGGGATCCCCGAGGGGGGGGAGGCGTTCGAGGAGACCGCGACGGTCCCGATCAACCCCTACGGCACCTCGAAGCTCATGAGCGAGTGGATGCTGCGCGATGCGGCCTTCGCACACGGCTTCTCCTACGTGGCGCTGCGCTACTTCAACGTCGCCGGCGCCGATCCCCTGGCACGGATGGGACAGCGCACTCCCGACGCGACCCATCTCATCAAGGTTTCGTGCCAGG
The DNA window shown above is from Geomonas sp. RF6 and carries:
- a CDS encoding GGDEF domain-containing protein, with the protein product MGTNPEPQRKSKSFLRLSITRKLIAGYAAMAIFTLVALAFSYRGLISINSTAREIATSDLPAISSLTRLRSSLLAQEGYAGKYAIFRSPEFIDLFRDRQRESLQLLATVTRTAPRSESEPLAALYRDYGSAAQRLFSGASGNRKELRALALRLFDTIDTLEKSHQATLQGKLRTADVQRHSTIRWALLISLVGFLLALVVAAVVIYRISSSIKRLQRATHRFAAGDFDHDPQIVAGDEIGDLASDFTVMAARLKALERVNLDASPLTRLPGNLAIERTMEERLKSGRRFAFCYADLDNFKAYSDRYGYAKGSELIRLSGDIIQQAVARHAGAEGFVGHIGGDDFVMVVPDTLAAPVCETVIRDFDAEVVKHYSEEDKGSGGIEGFDRYGVQRFFPIMSISIAVVICGGAQVASAVELARVSAELKDYVKESPGSSYSIKWYGQEK
- the galE gene encoding UDP-glucose 4-epimerase GalE, whose amino-acid sequence is MSTIFVTGGAGYIGSHVVRQLSEAGHQVVVYDNLSTGSPNALINGERLIVGDLADREFLTQSLRESGARSVLHFAAAIVAPESVVLPLKYYTNNTRNTLNLLQACVDCGVERFIFSSTAAVYGIPEGGEAFEETATVPINPYGTSKLMSEWMLRDAAFAHGFSYVALRYFNVAGADPLARMGQRTPDATHLIKVSCQAALGMRPSVSIFGTDYPTPDGTGVRDYIHIEDLASAHLKALRYLEEGNPSTVINVGYGRGETVRQVIAEVKKVSGVDFPVLEAARRPGDPPSLIAGATKIRSLLGWEPLHDDLERIVADAWRWEKNLNASR